The sequence CCGCTCTCCGCGTCGACGTCCAGGCCGGTGCAGTCGGCCGTCAGGCCGGTCTTCAGGCGGCAGGACACACGGGGGCCCAGGTCGCGGCCGTTGTTGGTCGCGCCGATCAGCATGCTGGTGGGGCCGTACTTCTCCACCAGGGTGCACAGTGCGATGGCGTAAGCGTCGGTGGTGTAGGTGGCGTACTCAGGGCCATCCACCACGATCACCTTGTCCGCGCCGTGCTCCGAGGCGGCCTGCACAGCGGCGTCCACGCCGCTGCCGATGACCACCGCCACCAGCGCGCCGCCCTGCTTCACAGCCATGTCGTGGCCGGGAGTCAGCAGCTCAATGCCCACGTTCTTCGCGGTACCGTCTTCATTGGTCTCTACAAATACCCAAAGGTCCTTTGTCTTGGCTTCCATTGTTAACTCCCCCTCCCTCAGATGATTCCGGCCTCGCTCAGAAGCTGGCACAGCTTCTTCGCGGAGTCCTCGTTGGTCTCTTCCTTGATCTTCACGCCGCCGCTCTTCTTCTGCGGTACGAAGGTCTTCTTCACCTTGGTGGGGGAACCCTTCAGACCGGCGTGCTCCAGGTCAATGCTGGGCAGATCCGCAGCGGTCAGGGTGGGGATCTCAGCCTTGTTCGCGGCCATCTTGCGCTTGATGGTGGGGTAACGGGGGTCCCACGCCGGCTTCGTGAAGGTCACCACGCAGGGCATCTTCACGCCGATCACGGCCGCTCCGTCGTCCATCTCCTTCTTCACCTTCACCAGATCGCCGTCCACCTCGGCCTCCAGACCGTAGGTGACCTGCGGATAGCCCAGATGCTCGGCAATCTCCGGGCCCACCTGGGCCGTGTCGCCGTCGATGGCCTGCTTGCCGCAGAAAATCGCGTCAAACTTGCCCTCGGTCTCCTCGATCTTCTTAATGGTCTCGGAGATGATGTAGCTGGTCGCCAGCGTGTCGGACCCGCCGAACGCGCGGTCGCTCACCAGGTATGCCTTATCCGCCGCAATGGCCAGTGACTCCTTCAGCACCGCCTTCGCCTGCTCGGGGCCCATGGACAGCACCACGATCTTCGCGGAGGGGTCCTTATCCTTGATCCGGGCAGCCGCTTCCAGCGCGTACCCGTCGAACGGGTTCAGAATGCTGGGCACGCCGTCGCGGATCAGCGTGTTCTTCACCGGATCGATCTTGATTTCCGTCGTATCCGGCACCTGCTTGACGCATACAAGCATGTTCATTTCTGTGTTTCCTCCTATTACGTTTTTTCAGGACTGCGGCGAACCTCAGTCCCGTGGCCCTTCCCCGGCCATACCCCCAGTGGGCATAGCCTGGCCAAACCACTTTTCCCGTCTTACATCATATACCGGAAGCGCCCCCCTTGTCAATCGGAATCGTCACTCCCCCCACAAAAAAGGCCCCGGATTTGGAACGGCTTCCGGCAAACCGCATATCTTCCGGCCGATATTCCTCCGACCCTCCCGCGGCGGAGCCGTCCAAAAAGCAGAATTTTAAAAAATACCTCTTTACACCATTAGTTTATCATGGTAAAATGCTAAAGCACCCGGGTTATACCCGGCAGGATTTTGGATATTGGAGGATACATACGTTATGAACATGAAACGCCTGATCGCGCTTGCCCTGGCGCTGGTCCTGTCTCTGGCCTTGGCCGCCTGCGGCAGCGGCGCTGCACCCTCTCCCTCCGCCTCCGCCCCCGCGGAGAGCGCTCCGGCCGAGTCCGCCTCTGCCGAGAGCGATCTGGACTACGTCAAGGGCAAGGGAGCTCTCGTCATCGGCTACACCGTCTACGCCCCCATGAACTACACCGACGACAACGGTGAGTTCACCGGCTTCGACACCGAACTGGCCAAGGCCGTCTGCGAAAAGCTGGGCGTGGAGCCCCAGTTCCAGGAGATCGTCTGGGAAACCAAGGAGATCGAGCTGGCCGGCAAGACCATCGACTGCATCTGGAACGGCATGACCCTGGACCCTGAGCGCGAGGCCAACATGGCCTGCACCGTCCCCTATGTGAAGAACGCCCAGGTGGTGGTGATGAAGGCCGACGCCGACTATGCCGACACCTCCTCCCTCATCGGCAAGTCCGTCTGCGCCGAGGTGGGCTCCGCCGGCGAGACGCAGATCCTGGGCAATGAGGAGACCAAGCCCGACGCCAACCTGGCTCAGGCCGACTACGTGGGCAAGAGCGTCCAGACCGACTGCCTCATGGAGGTGGCCGCCGGCACCTGCGACGCCGCCGTTCTGGATATGACCCTGGCAAACGCCATGATCGGCGAGGGCACCGACTATGCCGGCCTGAAGATCGTGGATGAGCTGGCCGTGGAGAACTACGGGGTGGCCTTCCGGCAGGGGTCCGACGTACGGGACGCCGTCAATGAGATCTTTGCCGAGCTGGTGGCCGACGGCTCCTTGGGCGCCCTGGCCGACAAATACGGCCTGGAGCTGGCCGATTAAG is a genomic window of Intestinimonas massiliensis (ex Afouda et al. 2020) containing:
- a CDS encoding electron transfer flavoprotein subunit beta/FixA family protein, with translation MNMLVCVKQVPDTTEIKIDPVKNTLIRDGVPSILNPFDGYALEAAARIKDKDPSAKIVVLSMGPEQAKAVLKESLAIAADKAYLVSDRAFGGSDTLATSYIISETIKKIEETEGKFDAIFCGKQAIDGDTAQVGPEIAEHLGYPQVTYGLEAEVDGDLVKVKKEMDDGAAVIGVKMPCVVTFTKPAWDPRYPTIKRKMAANKAEIPTLTAADLPSIDLEHAGLKGSPTKVKKTFVPQKKSGGVKIKEETNEDSAKKLCQLLSEAGII
- a CDS encoding transporter substrate-binding domain-containing protein → MKRLIALALALVLSLALAACGSGAAPSPSASAPAESAPAESASAESDLDYVKGKGALVIGYTVYAPMNYTDDNGEFTGFDTELAKAVCEKLGVEPQFQEIVWETKEIELAGKTIDCIWNGMTLDPEREANMACTVPYVKNAQVVVMKADADYADTSSLIGKSVCAEVGSAGETQILGNEETKPDANLAQADYVGKSVQTDCLMEVAAGTCDAAVLDMTLANAMIGEGTDYAGLKIVDELAVENYGVAFRQGSDVRDAVNEIFAELVADGSLGALADKYGLELAD